A genomic stretch from Enterobacter oligotrophicus includes:
- the mdcE gene encoding biotin-independent malonate decarboxylase subunit gamma gives MTNSVSRGELWLETLAPNAKRLEGLCPSVQAADGELNGETVRFVAVVPDANNHFPRAAKGEVGLLEGWTLAKVVSETVAADADKSVKRPIVAVIDVPSQAYGRREEAFGIHQALAGAAAAYANARLAGHPVIGLIVGKAMSGAFLAHGYQANRLIAFNDKGVLIHAMGKESAARITLRTVEALEKLAATIPPMAYDISNYATLGLLSNLLDISNPDAPSENDLTQVKTTLQQAINDARQDTTLKTRLGADNRRSSALVRERMRASW, from the coding sequence ATGACTAACTCAGTAAGCCGTGGCGAACTCTGGCTGGAAACCCTCGCCCCGAACGCCAAACGTCTGGAGGGATTATGTCCGTCCGTGCAGGCGGCCGATGGCGAGCTTAACGGTGAAACGGTGCGTTTTGTTGCCGTCGTACCGGATGCCAACAACCACTTCCCGCGCGCGGCGAAAGGTGAAGTCGGCCTGCTGGAGGGCTGGACCCTGGCAAAAGTGGTCAGCGAAACCGTGGCTGCCGATGCTGACAAATCCGTGAAACGCCCGATTGTGGCGGTGATCGACGTCCCAAGCCAGGCCTATGGCCGTCGCGAAGAGGCGTTTGGTATCCACCAGGCGCTGGCCGGTGCCGCCGCTGCGTATGCTAACGCGCGTCTGGCCGGTCACCCGGTGATTGGGCTTATCGTCGGCAAAGCGATGTCTGGCGCGTTTCTGGCGCACGGCTACCAGGCCAACCGTCTGATCGCGTTCAACGACAAAGGTGTGCTGATCCACGCGATGGGCAAAGAGTCTGCGGCGCGCATTACGCTGCGTACCGTCGAGGCGCTGGAAAAACTGGCGGCGACCATTCCGCCAATGGCCTATGACATCAGCAACTACGCCACGCTGGGGCTGCTTTCTAACCTGCTGGATATCAGCAACCCGGATGCCCCGTCTGAAAACGATCTGACGCAGGTGAAAACCACCCTGCAACAGGCCATCAATGACGCTCGTCAGGACACCACGTTGAAAACCCGTCTGGGTGCTGACAACCGCCGCAGCTCTGCCCTCGTACGCGAACGTATGCGAGCAAGCTGGTAA
- a CDS encoding malonate decarboxylase holo-ACP synthase — MTTTLRPHDLIWLNARDALEGITESWVDAAWHTGLPVVVRRDVDNEGRIPVGVRGLRRDQRAAGWVKPENVLRVVSPEDLSVTAVLLRSPFVTQPPVQVALQLSQQAWPWTWGITGSTGYALATGIPVIHADSDLDLLIRAPLPIAADAFSGWQSQLSRALCRADTQVDTPEGGFALAEWLRDGKTLLKTGRGPRLVTDPWHREE; from the coding sequence ATGACCACAACATTACGCCCGCACGACCTCATCTGGCTTAACGCGCGTGACGCGCTGGAAGGTATCACCGAATCCTGGGTGGATGCGGCGTGGCATACCGGCTTGCCGGTGGTAGTGCGGCGTGATGTTGATAATGAAGGCCGTATTCCCGTTGGTGTGCGTGGATTGCGTCGCGACCAGCGGGCGGCCGGATGGGTGAAACCTGAAAACGTGTTGCGTGTGGTTTCACCGGAAGATCTGAGCGTAACAGCCGTTCTGCTGCGTTCACCCTTTGTGACTCAGCCACCGGTTCAGGTGGCGTTACAGCTTTCTCAGCAGGCGTGGCCGTGGACGTGGGGCATTACCGGCAGCACCGGCTACGCGCTGGCGACCGGTATTCCGGTTATTCATGCCGACAGCGATCTTGATCTGCTGATCCGCGCCCCACTGCCGATTGCCGCTGACGCCTTTTCTGGCTGGCAGTCTCAGCTCAGCCGCGCGTTGTGCCGGGCGGATACGCAGGTGGACACACCCGAAGGTGGATTCGCGCTGGCGGAGTGGCTGCGCGACGGCAAAACGCTGCTGAAAACCGGCCGTGGGCCACGTCTGGTGACGGACCCGTGGCACAGGGAGGAGTGA
- the mdcC gene encoding malonate decarboxylase acyl carrier protein, with amino-acid sequence MEKITLTVPASRALSGRAMAGVVGSGDMEVLFTAEPGQTLTIDITTSVDNSRGRWEALFNRLQTVSSLPAGKLTIHDFGATPGVARIRIEQVFEGVSHA; translated from the coding sequence ATGGAAAAAATCACATTAACCGTGCCAGCCAGCCGCGCATTAAGCGGCAGGGCGATGGCAGGGGTAGTCGGCTCCGGGGATATGGAGGTGCTATTCACCGCCGAACCGGGCCAGACCTTAACCATTGATATCACCACCTCCGTCGATAACAGCCGTGGTCGCTGGGAGGCGTTGTTCAACCGCCTGCAGACCGTCAGCAGCTTGCCTGCGGGCAAACTGACCATCCACGATTTCGGCGCAACGCCGGGCGTGGCACGCATTCGTATCGAACAGGTTTTTGAAGGGGTGAGCCATGCGTGA
- the mdcA gene encoding malonate decarboxylase subunit alpha, with protein sequence MLSGQTPTRQWNTRRTEKARRLASIPVQGKVLPTGDLVAMLEKLIAPGDKVVLEGNNQKQADFLSRSLAEVNPQIVHDLHMIMPSVGRSEHLDIFEKGIARKLDFSFSGTQSLRISQLLEDGQLEIGAIHTYIELYSRLYVDLSPNVALIAGFKADRKGNLYTGASTEDTPALVEAAAFHDGIVIAQVNELVDDECDLPRVDIPGSWIDYVVVADKPFFIEPLFTRDPRLIKQEHILMAMMAIKGIYAEHQVQSLNHGIGFNTAAIELLLPTYGEQLGLKGKICKHWTLNPHPTLIPAIESGWVESVHCFGGELGMEEYIRARPDVFFTGADGSMRSNRAFCQLAGQYAVDMFIGSTLQVDGYANSSTVTRGRLSGFGGAPNMGHDPHGRRHATPAWLNMITEPDPMQRGKKLVVQMVETFQAGVKPTFVEKLDAIDVAKASGMPLAPVMIYGDDVTHVLTEEGIAYLYRAKDLEERRAMVAAVAGITDIGLGVDARRVAELRQSGKVVYPEDMGIRRTDATRSLLAAGSVSDLVEWSGGLYNPPAKFRSW encoded by the coding sequence ATGTTATCTGGGCAAACACCCACCCGGCAATGGAACACTCGACGCACAGAAAAAGCGCGTCGTCTGGCGTCCATACCGGTGCAGGGCAAGGTACTGCCAACCGGCGATCTTGTCGCCATGCTGGAAAAACTGATCGCACCGGGCGACAAAGTCGTTCTGGAAGGCAACAACCAGAAGCAGGCGGATTTCCTTTCCCGTTCACTGGCTGAAGTGAACCCGCAAATCGTGCACGACCTGCATATGATCATGCCAAGCGTTGGCCGCAGTGAGCATCTGGATATCTTTGAGAAAGGCATCGCCCGCAAACTGGACTTCTCTTTCTCCGGCACTCAGAGCCTGCGTATCTCGCAACTGCTGGAAGATGGTCAGCTCGAAATCGGTGCGATCCACACCTACATCGAACTCTATTCCCGCCTGTATGTTGATCTCTCGCCCAACGTGGCGCTGATCGCGGGCTTTAAAGCGGATCGCAAAGGCAACCTCTATACCGGCGCGAGCACCGAAGATACACCTGCGCTGGTGGAAGCCGCCGCGTTCCATGACGGTATCGTCATCGCACAGGTGAACGAGCTGGTGGACGACGAATGCGACCTGCCGCGCGTCGATATTCCGGGTTCCTGGATTGATTACGTCGTCGTTGCTGATAAGCCGTTCTTTATCGAACCGCTGTTCACCCGCGACCCGCGCCTGATCAAACAGGAACATATCCTGATGGCGATGATGGCGATCAAAGGCATCTACGCGGAACACCAGGTGCAGTCTTTGAACCACGGGATTGGCTTTAACACTGCAGCGATTGAGCTGCTGCTGCCAACCTACGGTGAACAGCTCGGACTTAAAGGCAAAATCTGTAAACACTGGACGCTGAACCCGCACCCGACGCTGATCCCGGCGATCGAGAGCGGTTGGGTGGAGAGCGTGCACTGCTTCGGCGGCGAACTGGGGATGGAAGAGTACATCCGCGCCCGCCCTGATGTCTTCTTTACCGGTGCCGATGGCTCCATGCGTTCCAACCGCGCCTTCTGCCAGCTGGCAGGCCAGTATGCGGTCGATATGTTTATCGGTTCTACGCTGCAGGTGGATGGTTACGCTAACTCTTCAACGGTGACGCGCGGTCGTCTCTCCGGCTTCGGCGGCGCACCAAACATGGGCCATGACCCGCATGGTCGTCGTCATGCTACTCCGGCCTGGCTCAACATGATCACCGAGCCTGACCCAATGCAGCGCGGTAAAAAACTGGTCGTGCAGATGGTGGAAACCTTCCAGGCGGGCGTGAAGCCAACCTTTGTGGAAAAACTGGATGCCATCGACGTGGCGAAAGCCTCCGGCATGCCGCTCGCGCCGGTGATGATCTACGGCGATGACGTGACTCACGTGCTGACGGAAGAGGGGATTGCTTACCTCTACCGCGCGAAAGACCTTGAGGAGCGTCGTGCCATGGTCGCGGCTGTTGCGGGTATCACCGATATCGGTCTGGGCGTCGACGCCAGACGCGTGGCGGAACTGCGCCAGAGCGGAAAAGTGGTGTACCCGGAAGATATGGGGATTCGCCGTACCGACGCAACGCGTTCTCTGCTGGCAGCAGGCAGCGTGTCTGACCTGGTGGAATGGTCCGGCGGTCTTTACAACCCACCTGCGAAATTCCGGAGCTGGTAA
- a CDS encoding LysR substrate-binding domain-containing protein: MSFDITSDITFRKLSIFMTFMEKGNIARTAETLGLSGVSVHRALHTLEENVRCPLFTHKGRNLIALPSAWTLLEYCQEVMQVMERGLEESRKIAGIGQGRLRVGTLYSLTLETVPRLIMGMKLRRPDLEMDLTMGSNDTLLHMLDDGSLDAILISISESDIDRNSLEVLPLFHDDIFLAAPASAALNTSGLADLRDYKDQKFVSLAEGFATYAGFQEAFHIAGFEPEIVTRVNDIFSMLSLVQAGVGFTLMPGRMKKVYENSVQLLKLAQPYQMQQLIAIVFARNREQDPSLRALAAEGRMYARSLQEGA; this comes from the coding sequence ATGAGTTTCGATATCACGAGCGACATTACATTCCGTAAGCTCAGCATCTTCATGACGTTCATGGAGAAAGGCAATATCGCGCGTACTGCCGAAACTCTGGGCCTGAGCGGCGTCAGCGTCCATCGTGCGCTGCATACGCTGGAAGAAAACGTGCGCTGCCCGCTCTTCACCCATAAGGGTCGCAACCTGATTGCGCTTCCCTCCGCGTGGACACTGCTGGAGTATTGCCAGGAAGTGATGCAGGTGATGGAGCGCGGGCTGGAAGAATCGCGCAAAATCGCCGGTATCGGACAGGGGCGCTTGCGCGTCGGTACGCTCTACTCGCTTACGCTGGAAACCGTGCCGCGGCTGATCATGGGCATGAAACTGCGTCGCCCGGATCTGGAGATGGATCTGACGATGGGCTCCAATGACACGTTGCTGCATATGCTCGACGACGGCTCGCTGGACGCGATTTTAATCTCCATCTCCGAAAGCGATATCGACCGCAACAGCCTCGAAGTTTTGCCCCTGTTTCACGACGACATATTCCTTGCCGCACCCGCTTCTGCCGCGCTGAATACCAGCGGACTGGCCGATCTGCGTGATTACAAAGATCAGAAATTTGTCTCCCTGGCGGAAGGCTTCGCCACTTACGCAGGCTTCCAGGAAGCGTTCCATATCGCCGGTTTTGAGCCGGAGATCGTCACCCGCGTGAATGACATCTTCTCGATGCTGAGCCTGGTGCAGGCGGGCGTTGGCTTTACGCTGATGCCGGGCAGGATGAAGAAGGTGTATGAGAATTCGGTGCAGCTATTGAAGCTGGCGCAGCCGTACCAGATGCAGCAGCTTATCGCGATTGTCTTTGCCCGCAACCGCGAGCAGGACCCGAGCCTGCGAGCATTAGCCGCCGAGGGGCGGATGTACGCCCGCAGTTTGCAGGAGGGTGCCTGA
- a CDS encoding AEC family transporter: MTYVIVHALAPIFVIMLLGFWAGKAKMVDNKNVSLLNIFVMDFALPAALFSATVQTPWTGIVAQSPLILVLTLAMWITYAAIYFLATKVFKKSPQDAAVLTLTVALPNYAALGLPILGSVLGEGSSTSLSVAVSIACGSVLMTPFCLLILEREKARAEGNNSGSTLSMLPVLMWRSIKKPIVMGPLLGVILSAIGIKMPELVLAAIKPLGLSATAAALFLTGVILSARKLQINTMVITSTIAKLLIQPAIAWGIVLIFGLHGSVAITAILMIALSAGFFGVVFGNRFGVQSPDAEAVLLLSSVLCILSLPLFISLTSGM; this comes from the coding sequence ATGACTTACGTAATTGTTCATGCTCTTGCACCGATTTTCGTCATCATGCTGCTGGGATTCTGGGCCGGTAAGGCAAAGATGGTCGATAACAAAAATGTTTCCCTGCTCAATATTTTCGTGATGGATTTTGCCCTGCCTGCTGCGCTGTTCAGCGCGACCGTGCAGACCCCGTGGACCGGCATTGTGGCGCAGTCGCCGCTGATCCTGGTGCTGACGCTGGCGATGTGGATTACCTATGCGGCAATCTACTTCCTCGCCACCAAAGTCTTTAAAAAATCTCCGCAGGATGCAGCGGTGCTGACCCTGACGGTTGCTCTGCCGAACTATGCGGCGCTCGGTCTGCCGATTCTGGGTAGCGTACTGGGTGAAGGGTCTTCCACGTCGCTGTCTGTGGCGGTCTCCATTGCCTGCGGTTCGGTACTGATGACGCCGTTCTGCCTGCTGATCCTGGAGCGTGAGAAAGCGCGTGCTGAGGGGAATAACTCGGGTTCTACGCTCTCCATGCTGCCGGTGCTGATGTGGCGCTCGATTAAAAAACCGATCGTGATGGGGCCGCTGCTGGGTGTGATTTTGTCCGCCATTGGCATCAAAATGCCGGAGCTGGTGCTTGCTGCCATTAAACCGCTGGGACTGTCTGCGACCGCTGCGGCGCTGTTCCTGACCGGGGTGATCCTCTCTGCCCGTAAGCTGCAGATCAACACCATGGTTATCACTTCAACCATTGCCAAGCTGCTGATTCAGCCAGCCATTGCCTGGGGTATCGTTTTAATCTTCGGTCTGCACGGCTCCGTGGCGATCACCGCTATTCTGATGATTGCGCTCTCTGCGGGCTTCTTCGGCGTGGTATTCGGTAACCGCTTTGGCGTGCAGTCGCCAGATGCAGAAGCCGTGCTGCTGTTAAGCTCCGTACTGTGTATCCTGTCGCTGCCGCTGTTTATCTCGCTGACTTCAGGAATGTAA
- a CDS encoding triphosphoribosyl-dephospho-CoA synthase, giving the protein MKLLPRIQVEGGAEWLARTATQCLIDEARLSPKPGLVDSRGNGAHHDLSLALMERSAHSLTPTFQALAQQSWQRPADIALRQTVGRLGREGEKQMMAATGGVNTHRGAIWALGLLVSAVAMLGGDARAQAVANTAAQLAKLPDDAAPKVFSKGLRATHRYRVPGAREEAQQAFPHIMQRALPQLRLSRLNGSSEAQARLDALMAIMTSLTDTCVLSRAGMEGLDAMQDGARAVLNAGGCATFAGQQALTRLDREMLALNASPGGAADLLAATLFLDRVETPYSKH; this is encoded by the coding sequence ATGAAACTTCTGCCCCGGATTCAGGTTGAAGGCGGTGCCGAATGGCTGGCGCGAACCGCCACGCAATGTCTGATTGACGAAGCACGATTAAGCCCGAAACCCGGTCTGGTGGACAGTCGGGGGAACGGCGCGCACCACGATTTATCACTTGCGCTGATGGAGCGCTCCGCGCACAGCCTGACCCCCACGTTTCAGGCGCTGGCGCAACAGAGCTGGCAGCGTCCCGCAGATATCGCGCTCAGACAAACCGTCGGGCGGCTCGGACGCGAAGGCGAAAAGCAGATGATGGCGGCAACCGGTGGCGTCAACACGCACCGTGGCGCGATTTGGGCATTGGGATTGCTGGTGAGCGCCGTGGCAATGCTGGGCGGTGACGCCCGTGCGCAAGCCGTTGCCAACACCGCCGCACAGCTGGCGAAACTGCCGGACGATGCGGCTCCAAAAGTGTTCAGTAAAGGGCTGCGCGCTACGCACCGCTACCGCGTGCCGGGCGCACGCGAAGAGGCGCAGCAGGCGTTCCCGCACATCATGCAACGCGCGTTGCCGCAGCTTCGCCTGAGCCGTCTCAACGGCAGCAGTGAAGCGCAGGCGAGGCTCGACGCGCTGATGGCGATCATGACCTCGCTCACCGATACCTGCGTGCTGTCTCGCGCCGGAATGGAGGGGCTGGATGCCATGCAGGACGGTGCCCGCGCGGTGCTCAACGCCGGAGGGTGCGCAACGTTTGCAGGCCAGCAGGCGCTGACGAGGCTGGATCGCGAGATGCTGGCGCTGAATGCTTCTCCCGGCGGAGCCGCCGATCTGCTTGCCGCCACGCTGTTTCTTGACCGCGTCGAAACGCCATATTCAAAGCATTAA
- a CDS encoding biotin-independent malonate decarboxylase subunit beta: MRDDSSFIELKARQRAQALLDDGSYRELLGPFEGIISPWLGPQGIVPQADDGMVVAKGTLNGQPAVVVAIEGAFQGGSMGEVSGAKMAAALELAAEDNRNGIPTQAVLCLETGGVRLQEANLGLAAIADIHAAIVDLRRYTPVVGIVAGTVGCFGGMSIAAALCSYLIVTREARLGLNGPQVIEQEAGIEEYDSRDRPFIWSMTGGEVRYQSGLVDALVGDGVNAVKQAMNEAIAKGVPAKHRTDNYDDYLKRLTNFDTRKQADAEQINALFAREVK, translated from the coding sequence ATGCGTGATGACAGCAGCTTTATCGAATTGAAAGCGCGCCAGCGTGCGCAGGCGCTGCTGGATGACGGCAGCTATCGTGAACTGCTGGGGCCGTTTGAAGGCATTATCTCCCCGTGGCTTGGGCCTCAGGGTATTGTCCCGCAGGCGGATGACGGCATGGTTGTCGCCAAAGGCACCCTCAACGGTCAGCCTGCGGTGGTTGTGGCGATTGAAGGCGCGTTCCAGGGCGGCAGCATGGGCGAAGTGTCCGGCGCGAAAATGGCGGCGGCGCTGGAGCTGGCGGCAGAAGATAACCGTAACGGCATTCCGACTCAGGCGGTGCTGTGCCTCGAAACCGGCGGCGTGCGTCTGCAGGAAGCCAACCTCGGCCTGGCGGCGATTGCCGATATCCACGCCGCGATTGTTGACCTGCGTCGCTATACCCCGGTGGTCGGGATTGTCGCCGGGACCGTGGGCTGCTTCGGCGGGATGTCCATCGCGGCGGCGCTCTGCAGCTACCTGATTGTGACCCGTGAAGCGCGTCTCGGCCTCAACGGTCCGCAGGTTATCGAGCAGGAAGCGGGCATTGAAGAGTATGACTCCCGCGACCGCCCGTTTATCTGGAGCATGACCGGCGGCGAAGTACGCTATCAGAGTGGTCTGGTAGATGCGCTGGTGGGCGACGGTGTTAACGCCGTGAAACAGGCGATGAACGAGGCGATTGCTAAAGGTGTACCGGCAAAACATCGCACCGATAACTATGACGATTACCTGAAGCGTCTGACGAATTTCGACACCCGCAAACAGGCCGATGCCGAACAGATTAACGCGCTCTTTGCACGGGAGGTGAAATGA
- a CDS encoding ABC transporter ATP-binding protein has product MIVFSSLQIRRGVRVLLDNATATINPGQKVGLVGKNGCGKSTLLALLKNEISADGGNFTFPGNWQLAWVNQETPALSEPALDYVIDGDREYRKLEAELNAANERNDGHAIATVHGKLDAIDAWTIRARASSLLHGLGFSNEQLERPVSDFSGGWRMRLNLAQALICRSDLLLLDEPTNHLDLDAVIWLEKWLKSYQGTLILISHDRDFLDPVVDKIIHIEQQTMFEYTGNYSSFERQRATRLAQQQAMYESQQQRVAHLQSFVDRFKAKASKAKQAQSRIKMLERMEMIAPAHVDNPFHFNFREPESLPNPLLKMEKVSAGYGDRIILDSIKLNLVPGSRIGLLGRNGAGKSTLIKLLAGELNPVSGEIGLAKGIKLGYFAQHQLEFLRADESPIQHLARLAPQEMEQKLRDYLGGFGFQGDKVTENTERFSGGEKARLVLALIVWQRPNLLLLDEPTNHLDLDMRQALTEALIEFEGALVVVSHDRHLIRSTTDDLYLVHDGKVEPFDGDLEDYQQWLTDVQKQENQPDESAKDNANSAQARKDQKRREAELRTQTQPLRKEIARLEKEMEKLNATLATVEEKLGDSDLYDQSRKAELTECLQTQAKTKSSLEACEMAWLDAQEQLEAMLQAD; this is encoded by the coding sequence ATGATTGTTTTCTCCTCGTTACAAATTCGTCGCGGCGTGCGCGTCCTGCTGGATAACGCCACTGCCACCATCAATCCGGGTCAAAAGGTCGGGCTGGTCGGCAAAAATGGCTGCGGTAAATCCACCCTGCTGGCACTGCTGAAAAACGAGATTAGCGCGGATGGCGGTAACTTTACCTTTCCGGGGAACTGGCAGCTCGCATGGGTAAACCAGGAGACGCCGGCCCTGAGCGAACCGGCGCTCGACTATGTTATCGACGGCGACCGTGAATACCGCAAACTGGAAGCGGAACTCAACGCCGCCAACGAACGCAACGACGGTCACGCCATTGCCACCGTTCATGGCAAGCTGGACGCCATTGACGCCTGGACCATTCGCGCCCGCGCCTCCAGCCTGCTGCACGGCCTGGGCTTCAGCAACGAGCAGCTCGAACGCCCGGTCAGCGATTTCTCCGGCGGCTGGCGCATGCGTCTTAACCTGGCGCAGGCGCTGATCTGCCGTTCTGATTTATTGCTGCTCGATGAACCGACGAACCACCTCGATCTCGATGCGGTTATTTGGCTGGAGAAGTGGCTCAAGAGCTATCAGGGCACTCTGATTCTGATCTCCCACGACCGTGATTTCCTCGACCCGGTGGTGGATAAAATCATTCATATCGAACAACAAACGATGTTCGAGTACACCGGCAACTACAGCTCCTTCGAGCGCCAGCGTGCGACGCGCCTTGCCCAGCAGCAGGCAATGTACGAAAGCCAGCAGCAGCGCGTGGCGCACCTGCAGAGTTTCGTTGACCGTTTCAAAGCCAAAGCCTCAAAAGCCAAGCAGGCCCAGAGCCGCATCAAGATGCTGGAACGCATGGAGATGATTGCTCCGGCGCACGTGGATAACCCGTTCCACTTCAATTTCCGCGAGCCGGAAAGCCTGCCGAATCCACTGCTGAAGATGGAAAAGGTCAGCGCGGGCTATGGCGATCGCATTATCCTCGACTCCATTAAACTTAACCTGGTACCGGGTTCACGTATCGGTCTGCTGGGGCGTAACGGTGCCGGTAAGTCCACATTGATTAAACTGCTGGCAGGCGAGCTTAACCCGGTCAGCGGCGAAATTGGTCTGGCGAAGGGCATTAAACTCGGTTACTTCGCCCAGCATCAGCTGGAATTTTTACGCGCGGATGAATCTCCCATCCAGCACCTGGCGCGTCTGGCTCCGCAGGAGATGGAGCAGAAACTGCGTGACTACCTCGGCGGCTTTGGCTTCCAGGGTGATAAGGTCACTGAAAACACCGAGCGCTTCTCTGGCGGTGAAAAAGCCCGTCTGGTGCTGGCGTTAATCGTCTGGCAGCGCCCGAACCTGCTGCTGCTCGATGAACCGACCAACCACCTCGATCTCGATATGCGTCAGGCGCTGACCGAAGCGCTGATTGAGTTCGAAGGCGCGCTGGTTGTCGTTTCGCACGATCGTCACCTGATCCGCTCCACCACCGACGATCTCTACTTAGTGCATGACGGCAAAGTCGAGCCGTTCGACGGCGACCTGGAAGACTATCAGCAGTGGCTGACGGACGTGCAGAAGCAGGAAAACCAGCCGGACGAGTCAGCGAAAGATAACGCCAACAGTGCGCAGGCGCGTAAAGATCAGAAGCGTCGTGAAGCGGAGCTACGCACCCAGACGCAGCCGCTGCGTAAAGAGATTGCCCGCCTTGAAAAAGAGATGGAAAAACTCAACGCCACGCTTGCCACCGTTGAAGAGAAGCTGGGCGACAGCGACCTGTACGATCAGAGCCGCAAAGCTGAACTGACGGAGTGCCTGCAAACCCAGGCGAAAACCAAATCCAGCCTCGAAGCGTGTGAAATGGCGTGGCTGGACGCGCAGGAACAGCTGGAAGCGATGCTGCAGGCCGACTAA
- the mdcH gene encoding malonate decarboxylase subunit epsilon → MKILFTFPGQGTQHEGMLQNLPGTELAQARDVLGAEVDTLDSTASLAHTRAVQLSLLIAGVAWARELERRGVSPDIVSGLSIGAYPAAVVAGALDFTDALTLVALRGDLMEQAYPHGYGLTAIMGLTLPQVEQLIEGTGTHIANLNAETQIVIAGSDEGMAQVASRALAKGASKAHRLAVSVPSHCELLAEPAQKLVDAFNSVTLSRPRCAYLSGSTGRVLWQPERIADDLAMNMARTVRWQEAVISANEREARLAIEMPPGGVLTCLTRQAAWEGEAISLERSGVDVAVHLAGRLQR, encoded by the coding sequence ATGAAAATACTGTTTACCTTTCCGGGGCAGGGCACGCAGCACGAAGGTATGCTGCAGAACCTGCCGGGAACGGAGCTGGCTCAGGCGCGCGACGTGCTGGGTGCTGAAGTCGATACGCTGGACAGCACAGCCTCGCTGGCGCACACCCGTGCGGTACAGCTTTCACTGCTGATTGCAGGCGTGGCCTGGGCGCGTGAGCTGGAACGACGTGGCGTGTCGCCGGATATTGTCAGCGGGCTGTCCATTGGGGCATACCCTGCGGCGGTCGTCGCCGGTGCGCTGGACTTTACGGACGCGCTTACGCTGGTGGCGCTGCGCGGCGATCTGATGGAGCAGGCGTACCCGCACGGTTACGGTCTGACGGCAATCATGGGCTTAACCCTGCCGCAGGTGGAACAGCTTATCGAAGGCACCGGAACACATATCGCCAACCTGAATGCCGAAACGCAGATTGTGATTGCCGGAAGTGATGAAGGAATGGCGCAGGTGGCATCACGTGCCCTGGCGAAAGGCGCGAGTAAGGCGCATCGCCTGGCGGTCAGCGTGCCGTCGCACTGTGAACTGCTGGCGGAGCCCGCGCAGAAACTGGTCGATGCATTTAATTCCGTCACGCTTTCTCGTCCACGCTGTGCGTATCTGAGCGGCAGCACCGGGCGCGTGCTCTGGCAGCCGGAAAGAATCGCTGACGACCTGGCGATGAACATGGCGCGCACGGTGCGCTGGCAGGAGGCGGTGATTTCTGCGAATGAACGCGAAGCGAGGCTGGCGATTGAGATGCCGCCCGGAGGTGTACTGACCTGCCTGACGCGTCAGGCTGCATGGGAAGGAGAGGCGATTTCGCTGGAACGCAGCGGGGTGGACGTCGCGGTGCACCTGGCGGGTCGGCTTCAGCGGTGA